The nucleotide window AACCCCGAAGCCTATCGCTGGTATCCTGCCGGGCTGGCCGGAGTGCCCGCCGGCGTGCGACTGGCGGCTCAGGACCTGGGCAACGCCTATCTCTTCGAGGTCGCTGTGCCTTGGAGCCAGTTGCAGGTGACGCCCTACCAGGGGCTGCGGCTGGGCTTTTGTATCTCGCTCTCGGACAACGACGATGTAGGGGCGCAGAAGCAACAAACCCTGATGAGCAACTGCCCACGCCGACGGTTGACTGACCCCACCACCTGGGGGACGCTTATCCTGACTGGCGCCCCCTAATAAACGGTTGTGCCGCCCAACAAACCTCATTCGCCGGATCCCGAGGGGAGGACGCCTTCCCTAAGGGATGGCACTTCCCCCCGCAACCAGCGGCGCACCAGGTCGAGCACCTCGTCCCGCGTCCCCGGCCCCATGGGGAACCAATGGATGCGGGTATCCGAAGCCTTAAACCAGTTGGCCTGACGGCGGAGGAAGATCTGGGTGCGCCGCCGGATGCGTTCCACGGCCTCTTCCAGCGTGAATTCACCGCGCAGGTGGGCCGCCAGTTCGGCGTATCCGATGCCCGACATGGCCGGCAGACCCGGCGCATAGCCCGCCGCCAGCAACCGACGCACCTCGTCCAGCCAGCCGGCCTCCAGCATGGCCATGATGCGCTGGCGGATACGTTGATGCAACTCGGCGCGGGGGCGCATCAGGCCCACGATGAGGATGTCGTACGGCGGGGGGCGTTTGCCCTGCTGCTCCGAAAAGCGCCGGCCGGTGGCAAAGATGACCTCTAAGGCGCGCACGGTGCGCCGCAGGTTGGAGGGCAAGATGCGCGAGGCGGCCACCGGGTCCAGACGCGCCAGCCGGGCGTGCAACGCTTCCGGGCCGATCTCACGCCCCCAGCGCTCCAGCGCCTCGCGCAGCCCGGGAAGGGGCGGCACCCGGGGTACCAGCCAGCCTTCCACCACGGCCCACACATACTGCCCCGTGCCGCCCACCAGCATGGGAAGACGCCCCCGACGCTGGATGGCGTCGATGGCCCGATAGGCGGCCTCCTGATAGCGGGCCACCGTCCACACCTCGTCGGGTTGCGCCACATCGATCAGATGGTGGGGCACCCGGTGCCGCTCCTCGAGTGTGGGTTTGGCCG belongs to Anaerolineae bacterium and includes:
- the miaA gene encoding tRNA (adenosine(37)-N6)-dimethylallyltransferase MiaA — protein: MRQQQPSSRGVASAPGHPRRPLLVLVGPTAVGKTALSLALAERLNAEIVSADSRLLYRGMDIGTAKPTLEERHRVPHHLIDVAQPDEVWTVARYQEAAYRAIDAIQRRGRLPMLVGGTGQYVWAVVEGWLVPRVPPLPGLREALERWGREIGPEALHARLARLDPVAASRILPSNLRRTVRALEVIFATGRRFSEQQGKRPPPYDILIVGLMRPRAELHQRIRQRIMAMLEAGWLDEVRRLLAAGYAPGLPAMSGIGYAELAAHLRGEFTLEEAVERIRRRTQIFLRRQANWFKASDTRIHWFPMGPGTRDEVLDLVRRWLRGEVPSLREGVLPSGSGE